AAGCCGGCCACTTCGACGACTTCTGCCTACAGGAACGCGAACGTACCGCCGCGCTGACCGTCGATTCGCCCGAAGTCCGGGCCTGGATCGAGTTCGCCGAGAACAACAACAACAGCATGCCGGAGTTCCCGCTGCCGCTGGGCGATCCCTCGGTGCCGACGGTGGCCGATATGGTCGGGGAGATGCTGCTCGATGCCGAGCAGACCGAGCGTTTCGACGCCGCCTGCGTCGCCGCCGGTGTCCGGTTCGTCGGCGGCCTGTACGCCTGTACCGCCATGGTCGAGCATGAGCTGACCGGCGCGGCAACGTATTACGGTCTGACACCGCGCGACACCCGGCGGACCTCGGACAATTTCATGACGCAGGGCTGGTTCACCGGCCTGGTGCCGCTGACCGTGCCGATCGCCGCGACGACGTTCGCCGAGGCCGCCTGGGCGGCGCAGACATCCTTCGACACCGGCCTCGAGCTGGCCCGCGTTCCGTACTACCGCGTGCTGGAACTGGCACCATGGCTGGACAACCCGCGCCCGAACTTCCCGGTGTCGAACTTCCTGCACGGGGGTGCCGCGCCCTTGAACGCCGTTCTCGCGGCGGCCGAGATGGGTTACTCGAACAACATCGGCATCTATTCCGACGGCCGGTTCTCCTATCAGTTGACGGTGTATGTGTTCCGCTACGGCGCGGGCACCGCGATGGCGGTCATGTTCCCGGACAACGAGGTCGCCCAGAAATCGGTCACCCGCTACATCGCGACGATGAAATCGGTGATCGAGCAGGTGGCCGAGACCGGGGACTGGGGTCGTTTTGGTTAAGCCGGTGTGCCGGTTCGGTGAGGGGCAGTAGTGGGGGACGTGTGCGTCGGTTAGCCGGTTTTGTGGTGCGGTGGCCGCTGGCCGTCATCGGTATCTGGGTGGCCCTTGCGGTGGCACTGCCACTTGCCGTCCCCAGTCTGAACGAGATGGCGCAGCGCAATCCGCTGTCCATGCTTCCGGGTGACGCGCCGTCGAATATCGCCGCCCGCCAGATGGCGGACGCATTCCAGGAGCCGGGCACCGACGACCTGCTGCTGGTCGTGCTGACCGACGAGGACGGTCTCGGTCCCGAGCACGAGGCGACGTATCGCAAGTTGGTCGACGCGCTGCGCGACGATCAGCAGAACGTCGTCATGCTGCAGGAATTCATCGGAACCCCCGCTCTGCGTTCGACTTTGACCAGCAAGGACGACAAGTCCTGGGTACTGCCGGTCGGTTTGGCCGGAGCGCTGGGTACCCCGCAGTCCTACCAGTCGTTCAAGCAGGTCTCCGACCTGATCGAGCAGACCACCGCGGGCGGCCCGCTGGAGGTGCACCTGGCGGGCCCGGCCGCGACCGTGGCGGACCTGACCGTCGCGGGCGAGAACGATCGCCTGCCCATCGAGATCGCCATCGCCGTGCTGGTGCTGTTGGTGCTGCTGATCGTCTACCGCAACCCGGTCACGATGCTGCTTCCGCTGGCCGGGATCGGCATGTCCCTGGTGATCGCCCAGGCCTCGGTGGCCGGGCTGTCCGAACTCACCGGGCTCGGGGTGTCCAACCAGGCGATGATCCTGCTCAGCGCCATCATCTTCGGCGCGGGCACCGACTACGCGGTATTCCTCATCAGCCGATATCACGACTTCGTGCGCAAGGGCGAGGACTCCACCGACGCGGTCCGCGCCGCGCTCGGTTCGGTCGGCAAGGTCATCACGGCCTCGGCGGCCACCGTCGGCCTCACCTTCCTGGCGATCAGCTTCGCCGAGATGGGCATCTTCTCCACCGTCGGCGT
The sequence above is drawn from the Mycolicibacterium neoaurum VKM Ac-1815D genome and encodes:
- a CDS encoding condensation domain-containing protein, with the translated sequence MHIGKITIGTIDDWTPAPGVVTSWHPTSAAMAKARQAPVSSVPVSYMQGQHIRGVYEQAAKGLDYSRQIIATCEVPGVCDIDAMNHALNSYLRRHDTYRSWFAYDGSGDIVRHTIVDPADIEFEPIVHGEITTEDARKHIVDIPSPLEWGCFSFGIVQSEDHFDFYASIDHVHGDAALIGITMLEAHGMYTSLTTTGQPMPLPEAGHFDDFCLQERERTAALTVDSPEVRAWIEFAENNNNSMPEFPLPLGDPSVPTVADMVGEMLLDAEQTERFDAACVAAGVRFVGGLYACTAMVEHELTGAATYYGLTPRDTRRTSDNFMTQGWFTGLVPLTVPIAATTFAEAAWAAQTSFDTGLELARVPYYRVLELAPWLDNPRPNFPVSNFLHGGAAPLNAVLAAAEMGYSNNIGIYSDGRFSYQLTVYVFRYGAGTAMAVMFPDNEVAQKSVTRYIATMKSVIEQVAETGDWGRFG